The following proteins come from a genomic window of Kocuria palustris:
- a CDS encoding IS3 family transposase yields the protein MEYIDQHKHEFGVEPICRTLTAAGTQIAPSTYYAFKTRPPSRRAVRDEELLVQIHRVHAANFGVYGAKKVHAQLLREGISVARCTVERLMRVAGLRGISRVKGPRTTISGRGPDNRPDLVERDFTATAPNQLWVADITYCRTFAGWVYAAFVIDVFSRRVVGWQLSKSLRTDLALDALEMGIWTRDHAGQAVTGLTHHSDKGVQYVAIRYTERLAEAGAVASVGSTGDSYDNALAEAFNSLFKAELVRNLGPWKNIDDLEIATAEYIDWFNHRRLHGEIGMIPPVELEDVYHHNNPAPAPADAALASL from the coding sequence GTGGAGTACATAGACCAGCACAAGCATGAGTTCGGCGTCGAGCCGATCTGTCGGACGCTGACCGCAGCGGGCACGCAGATCGCGCCGAGCACGTACTACGCGTTCAAGACCCGCCCACCCTCGAGACGGGCAGTGCGCGACGAGGAACTGCTGGTCCAGATCCACCGCGTGCATGCGGCGAACTTCGGCGTCTACGGGGCGAAGAAGGTCCATGCCCAGTTGCTGCGGGAGGGCATCTCGGTGGCGCGTTGCACGGTCGAGCGGCTCATGCGCGTCGCGGGGTTGCGAGGGATCAGCCGGGTCAAGGGCCCACGCACCACGATCTCCGGTCGCGGCCCCGACAATCGACCTGACCTGGTCGAACGTGACTTCACGGCGACTGCTCCGAACCAGTTGTGGGTCGCGGATATCACCTACTGCCGCACCTTCGCCGGCTGGGTGTATGCCGCGTTCGTCATCGACGTGTTCTCCCGCCGCGTGGTCGGCTGGCAGCTGTCGAAGTCGCTACGAACCGACCTTGCGCTGGACGCGCTCGAGATGGGCATCTGGACCCGCGATCACGCAGGCCAGGCCGTCACCGGGCTCACGCATCACAGCGATAAGGGCGTTCAATACGTCGCCATCCGCTACACCGAGCGTCTTGCTGAGGCCGGCGCGGTCGCCTCGGTCGGCTCCACCGGCGACTCGTATGACAACGCCCTGGCCGAGGCCTTCAACTCGCTGTTCAAGGCAGAACTGGTCCGTAACCTCGGGCCCTGGAAGAACATCGACGACCTCGAGATCGCGACCGCGGAATACATCGACTGGTTCAATCACCGTCGTCTGCACGGCGAGATCGGCATGATTCCGCCCGTCGAGCTCGAGGACGTCTACCATCACAACAACCCCGCACCGGCACCCGCCGACGCGGCACTTGCGAGCCTCTAA
- a CDS encoding response regulator yields the protein MTVRVVLVDDQEMIRMGLRMVLEAQPGIEIVAEADDGDTALDVLDRVEADVVLMDVRMPRMSGVEATRRICAGEDVPRVLILTTFDLDEYAYDALQAGASGFLLKDTPVEDVAAAIKHIHAGDAVVAPSTTRRLLDHFARSRPQSEPSGAVRLKELTPREHEVLGLIARGLSNAEIAAELVLAEGTVKVHVGRILTKLDLRDRVQAVVLAYESGLVEAGER from the coding sequence GTGACGGTGCGGGTGGTGCTGGTCGATGACCAGGAGATGATCCGGATGGGGCTGAGGATGGTGCTGGAAGCACAGCCAGGGATCGAGATCGTCGCCGAAGCCGACGACGGCGACACCGCGCTGGACGTGCTCGACCGGGTCGAGGCCGACGTCGTGCTCATGGACGTGCGGATGCCGCGGATGAGCGGGGTCGAGGCGACCAGGCGCATCTGCGCCGGCGAGGACGTCCCGCGCGTGCTAATCCTGACCACCTTCGACCTCGACGAGTACGCCTACGACGCGCTGCAGGCCGGTGCATCGGGGTTCCTGCTCAAAGACACCCCCGTCGAGGACGTCGCCGCCGCGATCAAGCACATCCACGCCGGCGACGCCGTGGTCGCGCCGAGCACGACGCGGCGTCTGCTCGACCACTTCGCCCGATCTCGCCCGCAGTCGGAGCCGAGCGGCGCAGTGCGGCTGAAAGAACTGACGCCACGCGAGCACGAAGTGCTCGGCCTGATCGCGCGGGGCCTGTCGAACGCGGAGATCGCCGCCGAGCTCGTGCTGGCCGAGGGCACAGTGAAGGTGCATGTCGGCCGCATCCTCACGAAGCTGGATCTGCGCGACCGCGTCCAGGCAGTGGTCCTCGCTTACGAGTCCGGTCTCGTTGAAGCCGGCGAACGCTGA
- a CDS encoding ABC transporter ATP-binding protein, protein MPSTIVATENLTKRYGQRSVVENLNLRIPEGCVYGFLGPNGAGKSTTMKMLLSLIQPTSGEVHVMGRPMTRGTRRELLGRIGSLIEAPPGYAHLTGAENMRLVQRMLGLNSQQIDYAVRAVRLQDQMDKKVRNYSLGMKQRLGIAMALARQPKLLILDEPTNGLDPAGIEEMRVLLRRLANDGVTVMVSSHLLGEIDKTANVLGILSGGRMIFQGLRSELMAASSPDVIIACSNPHAATTTLRSYDARLTADDEVAVPGLGDRQTAGIVAALVGSGVGIYGVRREEQTLEDVFMTLTAGGGL, encoded by the coding sequence ATGCCTTCCACGATCGTCGCCACCGAGAACCTGACCAAGCGCTACGGGCAGCGCAGCGTCGTCGAGAACCTGAACCTGCGCATCCCCGAGGGGTGCGTGTACGGGTTCCTCGGCCCCAACGGGGCGGGGAAGTCCACGACGATGAAGATGCTGCTCTCGCTCATCCAGCCCACCAGCGGCGAGGTGCACGTCATGGGCCGCCCCATGACCCGCGGCACGAGGCGGGAGCTCCTCGGCCGGATCGGGTCGCTCATCGAGGCACCGCCCGGGTACGCGCACCTGACCGGCGCGGAGAACATGCGTCTGGTGCAGCGGATGCTCGGCCTGAACAGTCAACAGATCGACTACGCGGTCCGGGCGGTCAGGCTGCAGGACCAGATGGACAAGAAGGTCCGCAACTACAGCCTGGGGATGAAACAGCGCCTCGGGATCGCGATGGCGCTGGCCCGGCAGCCGAAGCTGCTGATCCTCGATGAGCCGACGAACGGACTCGACCCGGCGGGCATCGAGGAGATGCGGGTCCTGCTGCGTCGCCTCGCGAACGACGGGGTGACCGTGATGGTGTCCTCTCACCTGCTCGGCGAGATCGACAAGACCGCAAACGTGCTCGGCATCCTCTCCGGCGGGCGGATGATCTTCCAGGGATTGCGCTCCGAGCTCATGGCCGCCTCCAGCCCCGACGTCATCATCGCCTGCTCGAACCCGCACGCGGCCACGACCACGCTGCGCTCCTACGACGCCCGCCTCACCGCCGACGACGAGGTCGCCGTGCCCGGCCTCGGCGACCGGCAGACCGCCGGGATCGTCGCCGCGCTCGTCGGCTCGGGCGTCGGCATCTACGGGGTGCGCCGCGAGGAGCAGACGCTCGAGGACGTGTTCATGACCCTCACCGCCGGAGGCGGGCTGTGA
- a CDS encoding ABC transporter permease, with protein sequence MNARAVANEFAKMRHLKVGLIAVVMVLGLSLFAVVSSPDFDPATPQAWNALLAGISLGIPLLSPLLLAVLASRQTDIEHQGNGWLLQSTFGITPGGVCRAKLAALGVIVAAVTLGTSLIVLAFGKLLAGILPPAPLGHWAGFTLCMLVVNLAVLALHILLSAKVENQLVALGIGVLGCILAVFSQGLPVAAAHVTPWGYYALARAAGYEGDAIQALPIAYPSIAVLAVVVAVLFTVSTVRFDHQEA encoded by the coding sequence GTGAACGCCCGGGCGGTGGCGAACGAGTTCGCCAAGATGCGCCATCTCAAGGTCGGACTGATCGCTGTGGTCATGGTGCTCGGGCTGTCCCTGTTCGCGGTGGTCTCCAGCCCGGACTTCGACCCCGCCACGCCTCAGGCGTGGAACGCGCTGCTGGCCGGCATTTCGCTCGGCATCCCGCTGTTGTCCCCGCTGCTACTGGCGGTGCTCGCCTCCCGGCAGACCGACATCGAGCACCAGGGCAACGGGTGGCTGCTGCAGTCGACCTTCGGGATCACCCCGGGCGGGGTGTGCCGGGCCAAGCTCGCAGCCCTCGGCGTGATCGTCGCCGCGGTGACCCTGGGCACCAGCCTGATCGTGCTGGCCTTCGGGAAACTGCTGGCCGGCATCCTGCCACCGGCCCCGCTCGGGCACTGGGCCGGGTTCACGCTCTGCATGCTCGTGGTCAACCTGGCCGTCTTGGCGCTGCACATCCTGCTGTCGGCGAAGGTCGAGAACCAGCTCGTCGCCCTCGGCATCGGAGTGCTCGGCTGCATCCTCGCGGTGTTCTCCCAGGGCCTTCCGGTCGCCGCCGCGCACGTCACCCCGTGGGGCTACTACGCCCTCGCCCGCGCCGCCGGCTACGAAGGCGATGCGATCCAGGCCCTGCCGATCGCGTACCCGAGCATCGCCGTCCTGGCCGTGGTCGTCGCGGTGCTGTTCACCGTCTCCACCGTCCGCTTCGACCATCAGGAGGCCTGA
- a CDS encoding histidine kinase yields the protein MNLLSPVTAKSASSGSVASGASPSPGSWLRERMWLVDLLVAVGVFLYNLPIVPIYFRGPAHAVALLIVSVALCAPYLLRRRHPVGVLAFMLLAASVQLLLGAPVLPADAMLLFAVYNLATRHVWMISFPGAAVTVAWLLVATLPHLGNAFLDIGQLGVLIVVTLWVWTWGTLVRIRRQYVSGLQERAEQAERERETNARIAVADERARIAREIHDIVSHSLSVVVLMSDGAAAKVESEPARAKSAMLHVRDTGRGALADMRRMLGVLRENEPGSDAPQPGIDQLDALVAQSRIAGLPVALTVSGDRASLSDGLGLTVYRLVQEALTNARKHAGPCRTRVDVRLEYREDEVEVRITDDGHGQAEDSEAGTQGHGLLGMRERVAAHHGALRVGPREGGGFEVVSVLPREEGTT from the coding sequence GTGAACCTTCTGTCACCGGTGACCGCAAAGAGCGCCTCCAGTGGCTCCGTGGCTTCCGGTGCGTCTCCGTCCCCTGGTTCGTGGTTACGGGAGCGGATGTGGCTGGTCGACCTGCTGGTCGCGGTCGGGGTGTTCTTGTACAACCTGCCGATCGTCCCGATCTACTTCCGCGGTCCCGCTCACGCTGTTGCGCTGCTGATCGTGTCGGTTGCGCTGTGCGCGCCGTATCTGCTGCGCCGCCGACACCCGGTCGGGGTACTCGCATTCATGCTGCTGGCCGCATCCGTACAACTGCTGCTCGGCGCGCCGGTCCTCCCTGCGGACGCGATGCTGTTGTTCGCGGTCTACAACCTCGCCACCCGGCACGTCTGGATGATCTCCTTCCCCGGCGCAGCGGTGACGGTCGCGTGGCTTCTGGTCGCGACGCTCCCCCACCTCGGCAACGCATTCCTGGACATCGGCCAGCTCGGCGTGCTGATCGTCGTGACGCTGTGGGTATGGACGTGGGGCACTCTGGTGCGGATCCGCCGGCAGTACGTGTCCGGGCTGCAGGAGAGGGCCGAGCAGGCAGAGCGTGAGCGGGAGACCAACGCGCGGATCGCGGTCGCCGACGAACGGGCACGCATCGCGCGGGAGATCCACGACATCGTCTCTCACAGCCTCAGCGTGGTCGTGCTGATGTCCGACGGGGCCGCGGCGAAGGTCGAGTCGGAGCCGGCGCGCGCGAAGTCGGCGATGCTCCATGTGCGCGACACCGGCCGAGGAGCGCTGGCCGACATGCGCCGCATGCTCGGGGTGCTGCGCGAGAACGAGCCGGGATCGGACGCCCCGCAGCCGGGCATCGACCAGCTCGACGCCCTGGTCGCGCAGTCCCGCATCGCCGGCTTGCCGGTCGCGCTCACAGTCAGCGGTGATCGGGCATCGCTGTCGGACGGGCTCGGGCTGACGGTGTACCGGCTGGTGCAGGAAGCCTTGACGAACGCACGGAAGCACGCCGGTCCGTGCCGCACTCGCGTCGATGTGCGCCTGGAGTACCGGGAGGACGAGGTCGAGGTCCGGATCACCGACGACGGTCACGGCCAGGCCGAGGATTCGGAGGCCGGCACGCAGGGCCACGGCTTGCTCGGCATGCGTGAGCGAGTCGCCGCCCACCACGGTGCACTGCGGGTCGGGCCCCGCGAAGGCGGCGGGTTCGAGGTCGTCTCGGTGCTGCCGCGAGAGGAGGGAACGACGTGA
- a CDS encoding IS30 family transposase translates to MQGRHGHLSREQKQLALRLHGKGWRLVDIAKEISCSAPLVGIMARTGRHLDARPFGWEPRQGCLTIDEREQILLGINRGDTFTAIAEQLGRAVSTVSREVKRGGGRCGYSAWRGHERARDKARRPKPFKLASGRLLEEVASRLEQLWSPEEIAARLRLDHADDPEMRVSHETIYQSLFVQGRGELRRELARCLRSGRAARKPRGTTDGRGRIPGMIMLSERPAEADDRAVPGHWEGDLILGEGSRSAIGTLVERSTRMTLLLHLPDGKSAEQVEAAMRAAISKLPSSLIRTITWDQGAEMSKHAAFTIATGIPIYFCDPHSPWQRGSNENTNGLLRQYLPKGTDLSVVSREELDAIQDSLNGRPRKTLGYLTPSEKLTEFLAPTA, encoded by the coding sequence ATGCAGGGCAGGCATGGTCATCTCAGCCGGGAGCAGAAGCAGCTCGCGCTCAGGCTGCACGGGAAGGGCTGGCGGCTGGTCGACATCGCGAAGGAGATCAGCTGCAGCGCGCCGCTGGTCGGCATCATGGCCCGCACCGGCAGGCACCTTGACGCCAGGCCGTTTGGGTGGGAGCCACGTCAGGGCTGTCTGACGATCGACGAGCGCGAGCAGATCCTGCTCGGGATCAATCGCGGCGATACCTTCACCGCGATCGCAGAGCAGCTGGGGCGTGCGGTGTCGACCGTCAGCCGTGAGGTGAAGCGCGGTGGGGGTCGCTGCGGCTACTCGGCGTGGCGTGGTCATGAACGTGCCCGCGATAAGGCGCGTCGACCGAAGCCGTTCAAGCTTGCGTCGGGCCGGCTGCTCGAGGAGGTCGCCAGCCGGCTGGAGCAACTGTGGTCACCTGAGGAGATCGCAGCGCGCCTGCGGTTGGATCACGCCGACGACCCGGAGATGCGCGTGAGCCACGAGACGATCTACCAGTCGCTGTTCGTGCAGGGCCGAGGCGAACTGCGCCGTGAGCTGGCGCGGTGCCTGCGGTCCGGAAGAGCGGCCCGCAAGCCCCGCGGAACCACGGACGGTCGCGGCCGCATCCCCGGCATGATCATGCTCAGTGAGCGCCCCGCAGAAGCCGACGACCGCGCCGTGCCAGGCCACTGGGAAGGAGATCTCATCCTCGGCGAGGGCAGCCGCAGCGCCATCGGCACGCTCGTTGAGCGCTCGACGCGAATGACACTGCTGCTGCACCTGCCCGACGGCAAGAGCGCCGAGCAGGTCGAGGCCGCGATGCGCGCCGCAATCAGCAAGCTGCCGTCCTCGTTGATTCGAACGATCACCTGGGACCAAGGCGCGGAGATGTCCAAGCACGCCGCGTTCACCATCGCCACAGGAATCCCGATCTACTTCTGCGATCCCCACTCGCCCTGGCAGCGGGGGAGCAACGAGAACACCAACGGCCTGCTGCGCCAGTACCTGCCCAAAGGCACCGACCTGAGCGTCGTCAGCCGCGAGGAGTTGGACGCGATCCAGGACAGCCTCAACGGACGCCCCCGCAAGACGCTGGGCTATCTGACACCATCAGAGAAGCTCACAGAGTTCCTTGCGCCCACCGCTTGA
- a CDS encoding ABC transporter permease, translated as MSALSAELIKLKRSLAWPIVVLLPIVLVLAGAATQLADGRQPQNGWHTVWLQSVSFYGLFPLAIGIAILGSLVWRVEHRGSNWNALMSGPTSSLRIVTAKTAVVAGLTAIMQVVLLVFVIVIGKGAFGLPGMLPGEYFAVTGLLALATIPAAAIQSALSMFLWSFAAPVAVALVASGVSTAALMAVGNAALISPYGVATRTALLGTGSFVDDGTITGGDVAAILTAGGVLTIVLIALTTWVLNRRDTRI; from the coding sequence ATGAGCGCACTGTCCGCCGAACTCATCAAGCTCAAGCGCTCCCTGGCCTGGCCGATCGTGGTGCTGCTGCCGATCGTGCTCGTCCTCGCGGGGGCCGCCACCCAGCTCGCCGACGGCCGCCAGCCGCAGAACGGCTGGCACACCGTGTGGCTGCAGTCGGTCAGCTTCTACGGGCTCTTCCCACTGGCGATCGGCATCGCGATCCTCGGATCCCTGGTCTGGCGGGTCGAGCACCGGGGCAGCAACTGGAACGCCCTGATGAGCGGCCCGACCAGTTCGCTGCGCATCGTCACCGCCAAGACCGCAGTCGTCGCCGGGCTCACCGCGATCATGCAGGTCGTCCTCTTGGTCTTCGTCATTGTCATCGGCAAGGGCGCGTTCGGGCTGCCCGGGATGCTCCCGGGCGAGTACTTCGCCGTCACCGGGCTCCTGGCCCTGGCCACGATCCCGGCCGCAGCGATCCAATCGGCGCTGTCGATGTTCCTGTGGTCCTTCGCCGCGCCCGTCGCCGTCGCCCTGGTCGCCTCCGGCGTCTCGACCGCCGCGCTGATGGCGGTCGGCAACGCCGCCCTGATCTCGCCCTACGGCGTCGCCACCCGCACCGCGCTGCTGGGCACCGGCTCCTTCGTCGACGACGGCACCATCACCGGCGGAGACGTCGCCGCGATCCTCACCGCCGGCGGCGTCCTCACCATCGTCCTCATCGCCCTCACCACCTGGGTGCTCAACCGCCGCGACACCCGCATCTGA
- a CDS encoding recombinase family protein, with amino-acid sequence MWRIDRIGRSMIDVITTVQDLLGRGVKVRSLTDGIDPSIREGRLMLNLMATFAEYERELIQERVQAGVDSARARGLRFGRPAPDAVKVARNLRIVKHPINVEGLGVVEAAQTVGWSKAT; translated from the coding sequence GTGTGGCGCATCGACCGGATCGGGCGGTCGATGATCGACGTCATCACCACGGTCCAGGACCTGCTGGGCCGCGGCGTGAAGGTCCGTTCCCTGACCGATGGCATCGACCCCTCGATCCGCGAGGGCCGGCTGATGCTCAACCTCATGGCCACCTTCGCCGAGTACGAGCGCGAGCTCATCCAGGAGCGCGTCCAGGCCGGCGTCGACTCCGCTCGGGCCCGCGGCCTGCGGTTCGGCCGACCGGCACCCGACGCTGTGAAGGTCGCGCGGAATCTCAGGATCGTGAAGCACCCCATCAACGTAGAGGGGCTCGGCGTCGTCGAGGCAGCCCAAACCGTGGGGTGGTCGAAGGCGACGTAG
- a CDS encoding VanZ family protein, with protein sequence MTSQVTGSILVGLAVSAVLFLPLVVWQYRRYGRFDAMRMLWTSAGFVYAAGIAAFTVFPLPDFAPGYCAANATHPLLDPLRFPKAVIDVFRTGGLTAVISDWVVWEFALNMVLFIPFGVIVRRVLEWPRGVVLVAAFGTSLLIELTQLTGNWGLAPCPYRFADVTDLFTNTTGAVIGIGLERITPRLLSSKAHLLAERDRGRPVGRGRRLLGMLLDTWFLALAVFIGGTVASTLYALGQGGTGQDLTPSQLLDLERWLFTGAAVAALVTVFFPALTGSGASLGQRTVYLVPSSHDDARWRLVARAVAIQGVGGFLVCFGFPWLLMIPLLAFLAAVSACVTPRGLSGILTGCAFRDARSPTGIIGDRLV encoded by the coding sequence GTGACGTCCCAGGTGACCGGCTCGATCCTGGTCGGCCTCGCAGTGTCGGCGGTGCTGTTCCTGCCCTTGGTCGTGTGGCAGTACCGCCGGTACGGCCGCTTCGATGCGATGCGGATGCTGTGGACGTCGGCCGGGTTCGTCTACGCCGCGGGCATCGCCGCGTTCACCGTCTTCCCTCTGCCGGACTTCGCCCCCGGCTACTGCGCCGCCAACGCCACCCATCCGCTGCTCGACCCGCTCCGATTCCCGAAAGCGGTCATCGACGTCTTCCGCACCGGCGGCCTCACCGCCGTGATCAGCGACTGGGTGGTATGGGAGTTCGCGCTGAACATGGTGCTGTTCATCCCGTTCGGGGTTATCGTGCGCCGGGTGCTCGAATGGCCCCGCGGCGTCGTCCTGGTCGCCGCATTCGGCACCTCACTGCTCATCGAGCTCACCCAGCTCACCGGGAACTGGGGGCTCGCGCCCTGCCCGTACCGGTTCGCCGACGTCACCGACCTGTTTACCAACACCACCGGCGCGGTCATCGGCATCGGGTTGGAGAGAATCACCCCGCGCCTGCTGTCGAGCAAGGCCCACCTGCTGGCCGAACGCGACCGCGGGCGACCGGTCGGGCGGGGGCGACGGCTGCTCGGGATGCTGCTCGACACGTGGTTTCTTGCTCTCGCCGTTTTCATCGGCGGCACCGTCGCCTCGACCCTCTACGCTCTCGGCCAGGGCGGCACCGGGCAGGACCTCACCCCTTCTCAGCTGCTCGACCTCGAACGCTGGCTCTTCACCGGTGCCGCCGTCGCCGCCCTCGTGACCGTCTTCTTTCCAGCGCTGACCGGCAGCGGCGCGTCATTGGGGCAGCGCACGGTCTACCTCGTCCCGAGCTCTCATGACGACGCGCGCTGGCGGCTGGTCGCCCGCGCCGTCGCCATCCAGGGCGTGGGCGGGTTCCTTGTCTGCTTCGGATTCCCGTGGTTGCTCATGATCCCGCTCCTCGCATTCCTAGCGGCGGTGAGCGCATGCGTCACGCCGCGCGGGCTCAGCGGGATACTTACGGGTTGCGCCTTCCGCGACGCACGCAGTCCTACCGGGATCATTGGGGATCGACTGGTCTGA
- a CDS encoding Abi family protein produces MVAYDKPWLSVDKQVAQLVEHGLEVGDEVRAARVLAAIGYYRLTGYLYPFRASEEYVDEEDRIRTRVLSDFRPGTRLAHAEEIIDFDRRLRMLVLDGLERVEVAVRMRVGYVLGRRSAFAYEDPSCFTEAFTVDGTDIHDPAPSKHVQWLQRVSDRQADSDEQFVEHFRDKYDDRMPVWALTEILELGHLSVLYRGMNQVDAEEIAHAFGVPTKKMMTSWLASLNYVRNVAAHHARLFNRKLQNAPSRPKIGQIPVLDHLRSSEDAKKVYGTYNALAVIAYLLPSIEPDTDWAARLAALLRDFPTSSALTIESLGAPLDWDALELWQA; encoded by the coding sequence ATGGTCGCGTACGACAAGCCCTGGCTGTCGGTGGACAAGCAGGTCGCTCAGCTCGTGGAGCACGGCCTCGAGGTCGGAGACGAAGTCCGTGCAGCCAGGGTCCTGGCGGCGATCGGCTACTACCGCCTCACAGGATATCTGTACCCGTTCCGCGCGTCCGAGGAGTACGTCGACGAGGAAGACCGGATCCGCACCCGCGTTCTCAGCGACTTCCGGCCAGGCACGCGCCTTGCTCACGCCGAGGAGATCATCGACTTCGACCGGCGGCTCCGCATGCTCGTCCTCGATGGGCTCGAGCGGGTCGAGGTCGCCGTCCGCATGCGTGTCGGATATGTACTCGGCAGGAGGTCGGCCTTCGCCTACGAGGACCCGTCCTGCTTCACGGAGGCCTTTACCGTGGACGGGACCGATATCCACGACCCGGCACCGAGCAAGCACGTGCAATGGCTCCAGCGGGTCAGCGACCGCCAGGCCGACTCCGACGAGCAGTTCGTGGAGCACTTCCGTGACAAGTACGACGACCGGATGCCGGTCTGGGCGCTCACGGAGATCCTCGAGCTCGGCCACCTCTCCGTCCTGTACCGCGGGATGAACCAGGTCGACGCAGAGGAGATCGCACACGCGTTCGGCGTGCCGACGAAGAAGATGATGACCAGCTGGCTGGCCAGCCTCAACTACGTCCGGAACGTCGCCGCCCATCATGCGCGGCTGTTCAACCGTAAGCTCCAGAACGCGCCGTCGCGCCCCAAGATCGGCCAGATCCCCGTACTCGACCACCTACGAAGCTCCGAGGACGCCAAGAAGGTCTACGGCACCTACAACGCACTCGCGGTGATCGCCTACCTGCTGCCCTCCATCGAGCCCGACACCGACTGGGCTGCGCGGCTTGCGGCGCTGCTCCGCGACTTCCCGACCTCGAGCGCGCTCACGATCGAATCGCTGGGAGCGCCCCTGGACTGGGACGCGCTCGAGCTCTGGCAAGCCTGA